The Methanocella arvoryzae MRE50 genome includes a region encoding these proteins:
- a CDS encoding phosphotransacetylase family protein produces the protein MDGIDMRSILVSSTELYSGKSALCMALAMKLKENELKVGYMKPVGNIIVDVNGELVDDDALNMKKMLGLDESLDEISPILFTHQLLEDVLEGKDKQLVPKLEKTFKHVSRNKDVVILEGAGDVSGSSVLGLSDSEVARITGSKILLVSKYCDEFTVDRITTYMKLLSKDVEVLGIIFNNTSMERMNFVKEKVVPYFDRKGIKVLGVLPRNRALQTISAREIAEGLNGEVLAGKNNMDVTVDGIVVGALAADSAIKVFRRKHNRAVITGGDRADLQIAALEARMRIMILSGNLYPPSQVLGRAEELGVPVILTSDDTTTLVDRMEQLLRTVRVKNVQKIDLMKNMFDENVDTDRILKSLSE, from the coding sequence ATGGATGGGATAGACATGAGATCGATTCTGGTAAGTTCAACAGAACTCTATTCAGGCAAAAGCGCCCTCTGTATGGCGCTCGCAATGAAGCTAAAGGAAAACGAGCTCAAGGTAGGCTACATGAAGCCGGTAGGTAACATCATAGTGGACGTGAACGGCGAGCTCGTGGATGACGACGCGCTGAACATGAAGAAGATGCTGGGCCTTGACGAGAGCCTCGACGAGATCTCGCCCATCCTGTTCACCCACCAGCTCCTTGAAGACGTGCTTGAGGGCAAGGATAAGCAGTTAGTTCCGAAGCTCGAGAAGACGTTCAAGCACGTGAGCAGGAATAAGGATGTAGTCATCCTCGAGGGAGCAGGCGACGTGAGCGGCAGTTCCGTCCTGGGCCTCTCGGACTCGGAAGTTGCCCGGATCACAGGGAGCAAGATCCTGCTGGTCTCCAAGTACTGCGACGAGTTCACGGTAGACCGGATCACCACTTACATGAAGCTGCTCTCCAAAGATGTGGAAGTGCTGGGCATTATATTCAACAACACCAGCATGGAGCGGATGAACTTTGTTAAGGAGAAGGTCGTCCCCTACTTCGACCGCAAGGGCATCAAAGTCCTGGGCGTCCTGCCAAGGAACAGGGCTCTCCAGACCATCTCGGCCAGAGAGATCGCAGAAGGCCTCAATGGCGAAGTGCTCGCCGGCAAGAACAACATGGACGTCACCGTCGACGGCATCGTAGTAGGCGCCCTGGCAGCAGACAGCGCCATCAAGGTCTTCAGGAGGAAGCACAACCGCGCCGTAATCACGGGCGGCGACCGTGCCGACCTGCAGATCGCAGCGCTGGAAGCCCGGATGAGAATCATGATCCTCTCCGGCAACCTGTACCCGCCCAGCCAGGTGCTCGGCAGGGCAGAAGAGCTCGGCGTGCCAGTCATCCTGACCAGTGACGACACCACCACCCTCGTAGACAGGATGGAACAGCTCCTCCGCACGGTCAGGGTCAAGAACGTCCAGAAGATAGACCTCATGAAAAACATGTTCGACGAGAACGTCGACACTGACCGCATCCTCAAATCTTTAAGCGAATAA